One Bacillota bacterium DNA segment encodes these proteins:
- a CDS encoding phosphotransacetylase family protein, with amino-acid sequence MADLYFTGTAGSGKTAIVLGLALFLKEQGVRPGYFKPVGNPPGATGIEDRDTILMREVLKLPLEGREVAPLALGGYYISNYKDPEHCRRLIKEAYAKTREGVDAVLIDGGAEPWAMATFGLDALSLSKEFGAAMVYVIRPLNDRSLDEVVFLARSAVERQVHFAGVIFNNVPRTLLAKTEGLYREIIAAQGVETLGVIPSQTEISAPTVAEYHEALGGDILTGEDHLTNIVEDVLIGAMTIESAIAYFRRSANKAVVTGGDRADIALAALETDTSVLILTGGLYPNVKVIAQAQDKGVPVILVTYDTYHAIERLAKVSRVIRPDDTRAVTLARESVTLHCNLDKIIDLVRGE; translated from the coding sequence GTGGCGGACCTTTATTTTACCGGGACGGCGGGTAGCGGAAAAACGGCTATCGTTCTGGGGTTAGCGTTGTTCCTCAAAGAGCAGGGAGTACGCCCGGGGTACTTCAAACCGGTGGGCAATCCTCCCGGAGCCACCGGGATTGAAGATAGGGATACCATCCTGATGCGCGAGGTATTAAAACTCCCTCTGGAAGGACGCGAGGTTGCTCCGCTTGCCTTGGGGGGATATTACATTTCGAACTATAAGGACCCCGAGCACTGCCGCCGGCTTATCAAGGAGGCTTACGCAAAAACCAGGGAGGGGGTTGACGCGGTTTTGATCGACGGCGGGGCTGAACCGTGGGCGATGGCTACCTTCGGGCTCGACGCCTTGAGCCTGTCGAAAGAGTTCGGCGCCGCCATGGTCTATGTGATTCGGCCTCTTAACGACCGGAGCCTGGACGAGGTTGTTTTTCTTGCCCGGTCAGCTGTAGAACGGCAGGTCCATTTTGCCGGTGTGATTTTCAACAACGTGCCTCGTACGTTGCTGGCCAAGACGGAGGGACTCTACCGGGAGATCATTGCCGCACAGGGGGTCGAAACACTGGGCGTCATCCCGAGCCAGACGGAAATCAGCGCTCCCACGGTGGCCGAGTACCATGAGGCGCTGGGAGGCGATATCCTTACGGGGGAGGATCACCTTACGAATATAGTTGAGGATGTGCTCATCGGGGCGATGACCATCGAGAGCGCGATCGCATACTTCCGCCGTTCCGCCAATAAGGCGGTCGTCACCGGCGGCGACCGGGCCGATATAGCGCTTGCCGCTTTGGAAACCGACACCTCGGTGCTCATACTCACCGGCGGGTTGTACCCGAACGTTAAGGTAATCGCGCAGGCACAAGACAAAGGCGTACCGGTAATCCTGGTCACCTACGACACCTACCACGCGATTGAGCGTCTGGCAAAGGTAAGCCGGGTAATTCGGCCCGACGATACACGTGCCGTAACGTTGGCGCGGGAAAGCGTCACGTTACACTGCAACCTCGATAAGATAATCGACCTGGTGCGGGGGGAGTAG
- the cysK gene encoding cysteine synthase A, producing MINDSILDVIGLTPVIRLNRVTDGCPANILAKLEMLNPTGSAKARSAWGMIQAAERSGVLKPGGLIVEPTSGNQGIALAMVGAVRGYRVMLVMPEKMSIERKKLMEAFGAEVVLTPAAEDLSGAVRKARELASTIPGAWMPDQFSNPTNPDYHERTTAQEIMSQVDEPISAFLAGVGTGGTLTGVARVLKKHYPGVLIYAIEPAGSAVLSGGPPGEHGIQGIGDGFIPGNLDLSLLDGAVPVSDKDACNMARRLAREEGILAGVSSGAAVVAAVTVGRQIGGGATVLTILPDTGERYLSTSLFEKDDNL from the coding sequence ATGATTAATGACAGCATTCTTGACGTAATCGGGCTGACACCGGTTATCCGGTTGAACCGCGTAACCGACGGATGTCCGGCGAATATCCTTGCCAAGCTCGAGATGTTGAACCCTACGGGGAGCGCTAAAGCCAGAAGCGCCTGGGGCATGATCCAGGCCGCGGAAAGGTCGGGTGTCCTGAAGCCCGGAGGGCTGATAGTGGAACCGACAAGCGGTAACCAGGGCATCGCCCTGGCTATGGTGGGCGCCGTCCGCGGTTACCGGGTAATGCTCGTGATGCCCGAAAAGATGAGTATAGAACGCAAAAAGCTAATGGAGGCTTTCGGCGCGGAGGTCGTTCTTACACCTGCAGCCGAGGACCTTTCCGGCGCGGTGCGTAAAGCGCGTGAGCTTGCGTCCACGATCCCCGGCGCCTGGATGCCGGATCAGTTCAGCAACCCAACCAATCCTGATTACCACGAACGGACGACCGCTCAAGAGATTATGTCTCAGGTGGACGAACCGATCAGCGCGTTTCTGGCGGGGGTGGGCACCGGCGGGACCCTGACCGGTGTCGCCAGGGTCCTGAAAAAACACTATCCCGGTGTTCTTATATACGCCATCGAACCCGCGGGTTCCGCCGTCCTGAGCGGCGGCCCTCCGGGAGAGCACGGTATCCAGGGCATCGGCGACGGCTTTATCCCGGGAAACCTCGACCTGTCGCTTTTGGACGGCGCGGTCCCGGTAAGCGATAAAGACGCCTGCAATATGGCCAGACGTCTCGCGCGGGAAGAAGGCATACTTGCCGGAGTATCCAGCGGCGCCGCCGTGGTGGCCGCCGTTACGGTCGGCCGTCAGATCGGCGGCGGGGCGACTGTTTTGACCATCCTCCCCGATACCGGTGAGCGGTACCTGAGCACTTCCCTTTTTGAAAAGGACGATAACCTTTAG